The Setaria viridis chromosome 9, Setaria_viridis_v4.0, whole genome shotgun sequence sequence TGCTCAGCTCTTGCCTTATCTTGTCCCTGACCCCGTCTCCTGCAGGTACTTCTTGGATGCGGGCGCTTCCTGTGACAAGCTTGCGCGCGGGATGGAGGGCTATTCGAGGGACTTGCTGGGCGGGATCGGCAGGGGagacgcgccggcgccgccacagGAGCAGGGTCCGGGGCCGGCGCGGTCGGAGGAGGTCGAGCTGAGCCTCGGGCTGTCCCTCGGCGGGCGGTTCGGGGTCGATAGGAAGGGGGAGAAGCTCGCCCGGTCGTCGTCCATGGCGGCCGTCATGACGGCGCCCGTGGAGGCGCCCGCGCTCGGGAGGACGAGCTCGCTGCCGGTCGAGACGGAGGCGTCGGAGGTGGGGAGGAAGCAGGGGCTGGATGGATGGGGTTCGAGCCGTGAGACCGGTGGTCCCGccgaggagccggcggcgagaCTGCGGCCGAGCTTGAGCCCTTCATCTGGCTCGTCGGACGGCGAAGGGCAAAGGTTGCAAGGTGCGTGTGGCTTCTCTGTTTTCTCCCGTGGGAGGTTTATACTTAGTATTTCGCTACCCATAGGTGGTAATTTAGCTTTCAGATTCCATGCTTAGCAGTGCTGATTGAGATTGATTTggttgatgacttgatgtttGTAAAATTGCGTTAATTAGGCATTATATTTTATTGCAGAGGAGAAAAACATGATAGGCAGATACCAATCTTTCAAGAAATCAGTTTGTGATTTGCAGTGTTGAGTGACGTATGATGTATGAAGTAGAAACGTAGAACACTTGTGCGTGGAGGCCTAGAGTAAGTATTGAGATTTGGCTAGCTAATGAGATCTGGGGCTGCATCCTGCATTGTTAGCATTGGGCAATTGTAGTACAGCTTGTTTCGCGCTTCTTGTACTGAACAACTTTACCATACCAAATTATGGGAGTTAAACTATTTACAACCGTTGCATGTCACATTCAAGTACAATGAACAGGGTGCTTTATCAAGCATGATGTAgtttgatggatggatggtaaGCAAGTTTATTTTCAGGATATTAACTATGCTCTTGTAGCTTTTTAGGTCGCATGACATGAACAAAGTATTTTTCTCTTACCTGAATAGTTTGATGAGAAATCAACTCACATAACCATGTGTGCCTTTTCTTCTACATATCCTGTACTATTTTTAGGTGGCATTTGGTTCGTGGGAAATGGATAGGGAAAGGGTAATGAGGGGTGGATAGGTTTTATCCCATGTTTGGATAGTGGAAAAGGGAAATGTAGATGGATTGGATAGGGAGATGAGGTTGCCTTTTCCAGCGATCTGAACCCGATGGGAATGGTGGGTTACCAACAGGAAATCAGGCTGTGGCGTGGTGGACACGGAGCAACATTGGTTGTGGGGTGAGACGATGACGCTGCCATGGTATCCATGGTTTGGGTTTGAAGTGGGTCCTACTTGCTAAATAAATAGAACAGACTCCACGTTGCTTCAAACCCAAACCCAAACCTGATTTGCCAAACAACGGATTGATTTTCAAATGTTATTTCCCGATCCATAACCCACCTCTCCATATCCCATCCTATATCGCTCTTTCCCTTTCCCACTCACCATCCAACACCACCTTAAGTGATTCTTGTAGTTGGAGAAAGTACTAACTACTGAATATTGCAGACACCCTCGTAAGGAGTACTTCACTCCCTGCCAGCATTGATGCTGCTGGCACCGAGGAGTGGAGGAAGCGAAAGGCAGCTCAGAGTCTGAAGAGGCTCGAGTTGAAAAGGAAGAGGGTTGAGAGGAGGAACTCTCTCACTTGCAACACCTTAAAAGAAGCGGGTGGGCAAATCGTGGAAGAGGTGATGAGGGCTCCCAATGACAAATTGCATCAGGCTATCAGCACATCACACGATAGTTTGTCAGCAGGGCGAAGGAAGCCAAATTCAGCCTCCAAAGGTATTCTTTTGTTTGTATGTTTGTTCCACCGTTTAGGCTTTCTCAATATCCATTTCCCATGTTTCCAAGAACATGAATCTTACCTGCCACCACAGTATCAGCGACAATATACCATAAGCGTAACAACTGAATGACCTGGATTGTGAGCTGTTGTTTGTTTATGATCGAAACACTTACTATTCTCTAGTGGTTCTTCCTTCCATTTGTTTTCTGTTATAAAAAGCTGCTGTATCTTACTTTCATGTCTGATCTTCCAGGAACAGCCACTGCCGAGGCGCACAGCCCGTCATCAGTTGGTCCACCCGCTGGTGAGGTTGCAAGTTGCGCAACGGTAGCAAGCCTACCACCGTCTTCGTTGGCTGGCAGAGCGGCAGCCCTTGGCTCCAGGGGATATCAACAAAGCACTTCGGGCACATATGCAGCAAGGGCAAGGAGCATGGGGGATGTGGAGAGAACCATGATGCAAGAGATGCCGAGCGTCTTCACCAAGGGTCTCCCCAACGGCAACAGGTTGGAAGGCTTCCTGTACAAGTACAGGAAAGGCGAACAAGTGCGAATAGTTTGCATTTGCCATGGGACCTTCCACACTCCCGCCGGGTTCGTGGAGCACGCGGGGGGCGGCAACGTCTCCAACCCGCTGCGGCATATTGTCGTCACCCCGCTCGAGAACCTGTGAACCTTCGCTGCCAGACCCATGCAAATGCAAGTGTTCTGTAGTGTCACCTTCAGCCTAGCATCAGAGTAGATGTCATCGACCGATTGTGTAGTACAGTGCTTATTATGCTGATGAAATTGAGGGCCATTGCTCCCAGCCCTGCCGACATCTTGGTGGTAGCATGACCTGTTGATAATGACTTAATCCTTCCTGAGAGTGGTTTAGTTCTGTAGCGTCAGCCTTCAGCCTAGCATCAGAGTAGATGTCATCGACAGATTGTGTAGTGCAGTGCTTATTATGCTGATGAAATTGGGAGCCATTTCTCCCGGTTCTGCCGACTTCTTGGTGTAACATGACCTGTTGATAATTGTCTTGATCCTTTCTGAGCGTGATTTAGCCCTGCAACTTCCTTTCGTGTTGGTAGCCATGATTTCGCAAAGCTCCCTATCACTAGTGATAATGTAGACCATCAACTTTTCTATAACTTGAAAAAGGAGTGCGATGgccatatgcatctcgtgtagagtATAATAgtatttgtttctttattcCATTAGAGTGATTCCTCGATAAGGTGGCAGTGGCGATTCTCGAAAACCTTGTCAGGAAAGACACTTGAATGGATGTCACAGTAATGCATAGTGCAATTTGTATTATATATACACTGATGACTGGTGAGAAAGAAAAGGTTGACTCTACAAGTCTACATCTGGTTGCCGAATGCCGATAGATACAGAACTGAGAAAATGAGCGGCGAGCTTACTTCAATTACTCCTAATAATCTTTGGCTATTTGCTCAAAATATTGCAGATATGATGTTACTCGAACTGGAATTCTACAAGCTCAAAATATTGCGGATATGATGGAATTCTACAAAGGCTTCATACTGAACTGTCTTAGCATCTTGTTGCTTGACATCAAGCTAAACATACACCTACATATCTTACATCAGCGCTAAAACTAGTGAGCACCTACTTAACACAGGATAACATTAAGTTACTACATCTCAAAAGCCTGCCTTGTGTAGGAAAACATCAAGAGGGCCAGCCCTCCACGATTCACCAGATACACTACATCTTCTAGCAAGCAGTAAGCTTCGCGATCTCCTCGAGCAGGTACTTAGATTCAGCTGCGTAGTCAACCGGCGCCTCTGTCCTCACGGTGATCCTCTGCCTCCTCTCGTTCATGTACTCATGCTGCGCCACGCTGACGCGGAACAGATGGGGAACCCATGTGGCTTCCTTGAGCTTCTGAATGTAGCTGTCGTCGCCCTCCTGCAAGGATGATGATCACACCATCAGGCACAGGCAAACAAGGAAACAGCTGTTGCATTCTGGAAACTGAAGGCTAAAGCTGACAAGTTTTCTCAAGCCGGAATTTACCTCTTTCCTGATCCGATCAAGCTCATCAGCGCTGCAGCCAATGATCCTCTCTGCATGCTCGTTGAAGACAGAAACCCATGCCTCACCAGTGGGATCAGAAACCTTGATGACCATGATGTATCTGAACGAGGCATGTAAATATTCAGATTGGCACCAAATAAATAGTACTAGCAGCCTAGCAGGTATGGACATAATCTGGCCATGATTTTATTACCTCAGTGAGCACTCAGCATCATTCTTATTGCATCCTTCACACCAGTATCCACCTCCAACAGCTTCAGTCACCTTCTTGTTGCAGGTCTTGCAAGCACGGTACCACATGTTCTGATCAGGCTTGATGTGGCTTATGATAGCATTCAAACTGAAGAAAACAGGCTGCAAAACGAAACAAGTCAAATTGGGATAGCTGCCAAAATGCAATTTCACTTTCAAGATAGGAATAGTTTCACATTTCCATGAATGGTCAAGATTGTACCTTTTCGTGACCCATGTTGGGATCACTGGTGATGTGAGACAGAAAAACTCTATCAGAATACATGGATCTCAAGCCACCAGCCCGTGCTGCACCCATGTCTGCGCCAATCGGTGCCATTGAAGTACCCTTGCCTTCATTGTCATACCTGGTTAACAAAATATAACAGGAATTTCAGATTACTAAACGGAAGTCTGATAAAGACTAAGTGTTCAGGAGATAAAATTTACCATGATTTAAGATTGTGCACTTCAGGAAGGTCTGGATTAACCATAAGAGTACTTTTGCCTACAGTTGAAAGGGACACACCTGGAAAACAAATTTCAAGAACAGTTTAATACTACACGCTTTGCAAACCAACTGATGATCAGTAACTTTAGATTGAGTTAGTAGACTGAAGAGAGATTTGATGATATACCTTGGAAGTCAGACACTCTTAAGCTCCTTATCGCAATGATGGGCGAACTGTCAACCATGTCCAAGAGTTCTTGGCCAGTGGTAGTAGCAAGATCATTCCAAAGTGAAATACTAACAGTTTTGCCCCTGCAATCAAATGAAGGATAAACCACCATATGCATGTCAATAAATGAATGTGTTATGAGCTGTCAACAAGTAAAGAAATCAAGTGATACT is a genomic window containing:
- the LOC117835139 gene encoding ninja-family protein 1 isoform X1 codes for the protein MEGYSRDLLGGIGRGDAPAPPQEQGPGPARSEEVELSLGLSLGGRFGVDRKGEKLARSSSMAAVMTAPVEAPALGRTSSLPVETEASEVGRKQGLDGWGSSRETGGPAEEPAARLRPSLSPSSGSSDGEGQRLQDTLVRSTSLPASIDAAGTEEWRKRKAAQSLKRLELKRKRVERRNSLTCNTLKEAGGQIVEEVMRAPNDKLHQAISTSHDSLSAGRRKPNSASKGTATAEAHSPSSVGPPAGEVASCATVASLPPSSLAGRAAALGSRGYQQSTSGTYAARARSMGDVERTMMQEMPSVFTKGLPNGNRLEGFLYKYRKGEQVRIVCICHGTFHTPAGFVEHAGGGNVSNPLRHIVVTPLENL
- the LOC117835139 gene encoding ninja-family protein 1 isoform X2 — encoded protein: MEGYSRDLLGGIGRGDAPAPPQEQGPGPARSEEVELSLGLSLGGRFGVDRKGEKLARSSSMAAVMTAPVEAPALGRTSSLPVETEASEVGRKQGLDGWGSSRETGGPAEEPAARLRPSLSPSSGSSDGEGQRLQGTATAEAHSPSSVGPPAGEVASCATVASLPPSSLAGRAAALGSRGYQQSTSGTYAARARSMGDVERTMMQEMPSVFTKGLPNGNRLEGFLYKYRKGEQVRIVCICHGTFHTPAGFVEHAGGGNVSNPLRHIVVTPLENL